From the genome of Nicotiana sylvestris chromosome 2, ASM39365v2, whole genome shotgun sequence, one region includes:
- the LOC104245417 gene encoding uncharacterized protein, with protein sequence MASYSANNRSISLPSRSHPATEKIEEEFNKFKAWEFSASPTAEAVYNGLLSLGEVHRYMSDLLNLPLTLQALSKCQDKKWVDEILDKFMRFLDICEATRELVSQFKENVKDVQSLLRRRKGDLSITNYTSFRKKMKKDAKNLVTILKKMEHEEVVAVMEADQLVSAVIRVPREVSTMGISVFQNVLVFLSAPVSKPISKWSLVSRLVNKGDQDNVNEIESADVALNSLFKYGSNEVEKIQFVQSKVENLEAHFECIEDGMDNIFRWLIRSRSTLLNVVSCQ encoded by the coding sequence ATGGCAAGTTATTCTGCAAATAACAGATCCATCAGTTTGCCAAGCAGATCACATCCAGCAACTGAGAAAATTGAAGAGGAGTTCAACAAGTTCAAGGCTTGGGAATTCTCAGCCTCACCAACTGCAGAAGCTGTTTACAATGGTTTACTTAGTTTGGGAGAGGTGCATAGGTACATGAGTGATCTTCTCAACTTGCCCCTGACTCTTCAAGCCCTTTCCAAATGCCAAGATAAAAAATGGGTCGATGAAATCTTGGATAAATTTATGAGATTTCTTGATATATGTGAGGCAACAAGGGAGCTGGTGTCACAGTTTAAAGAAAATGTTAAAGATGTTCAGTCCTTACTGAGAAGGAGAAAAGGAGATTTGAGCATCACTAACTACACTTCGTTtaggaagaagatgaagaaagatGCCAAAAACTTAGTTAcaattttaaagaaaatggagCATGAAGAGGTGGTTGCTGTAATGGAAGCTGATCAACTTGTCTCAGCTGTTATAAGAGTGCCAAGAGAAGTTAGTACAATGGGAATTTCAGTATTCCAAAATGTGTTGGTTTTCTTGTCAGCTCCAGTTTCTAAGCCAATAAGCAAATGGTCTTTGGTTTCAAGATTGGTGAACAAGGGAGATCAAGACAATGTAAATGAGATAGAAAGTGCTGATGTTGCATTAAACAGCCTTTTCAAGTATGGTTCTAATGAAGTGGAAAAGATACAGTTTGTACAGAGCAAAGTGGAAAATCTGGAAGCTCATTTTGAATGCATTGAGGATGGCATGGACAACATCTTTAGGTGGTTGATCAGATCAAGGAGCACACTCCTGAATGTTGTCTCTTGCCAATGA